CGAAGAGCGGTAAAGCGCGTTCTTTTTCGCCTCAACAAGTGCATATACAACGTTTGTATTGCTCGGCGCAATGGCGAGTCCGAGACGGCCAAGTTCTCCGGCTGGCAGACCGTCTTTGGCTGTACGTTGCACCCAGTTGGCACCTCCATCGTGACTGACATACAATCCTGAGGTCTCGCCACCTGATGTGAATGTCCAGGGCCAGCGGCGAAAATGCCACATGGCAACCATTAGCTTTTCTGGATTCGACGGATCAACAACCATATCTCCAACGCCGGTGCGGTCATCGACGTACAGAATTTTATCCCAGCTTTCACCACCATCAACAGATTTGTATACCCCGCGGTGTTCGCTGTCACCCCACGCGGCGCCTTGCACGCCGGCATACACAATATTCGGGTTATTGGGATGTACAAAAACACGGTGGATATTGCGCGTGTCGTCGAGTCCAAGGTGCTGCCAGGTGTGGCCGCCATCAATGGACTTGTACATGCCGTTGCCGGCATTTGCGCTGTTACGCGGATTGCCTTCTCCGGTACCTACATAAATGATGTCTGGATTTTTCTGGTAGATGGCAATTGCGCCAATGGAATGGGTTGGCTCATCGTCAAAAATTGGCTCAAAGTCAGTGCCGCCATTGGTGGTTTTCCAGAGTCCGCCCGAAGCCGTCCCGATGTAGATGATATCGGGCTTCCCGACTATGGCATCGATGGCGGTAACACGGCCACTCATGCCGGCCGGCCCGATGCTGCGTGCTTTGAGGTCGTTGAGCTTTTCCAGGTCTAGCTGCGCCTGGACTGGCATTGCAACAAACAGGAGCAGTACAAAAAATGCGGATACGCACTTTTTCGCGGATAAATGCATAGCGAGCTGGTGTGTCGTTGACAAAGGGGAATTGGTGGCTTCCCACTAAGCTAAACAATACCACGCAATCGCCAAAGCATTGCGACAAGTTTTTTAACGTACAGCTTAACTACCCATCCTTAATTCCTATGCAGCTTGTGGAAGCTTCTTAGTAGCATAGTGCGCATAGAAACTCAGGATGATGGCAGAAGCAGAAACCAGTGTCATCACAGTGCCGGGCATAAATTTAACGTAGCCGCCCAGGTCCATAAACAGGAAATACCCAAGGTCGGCAAGACCACCTGTCAGGGCTGCAAGAAAAATGGCGGGTGTGTTCCTCTTCCAGATGTAGAACGCGCAAATCAACGTAACACAGCCTATCCAGAGCAAGTTGAAACCGTGCTGCCCAATGATGGCGCCGGCAGCATCGGGGTACGCCATAGCGAGGGTGGCGGGATCCATGCCATCAGCAATGCCACTCACAGCAGCAGAGATGTCACCTGATAGAACAAAATACATGGTGATGCCGCCGGCAAAAATGTGCACAAGCCCCCAAACTACCCACAATACTGCAGCTATTTTCAGCAATGATTCGTGATTCTTCATGTCCTCGGTGTTCGATGATTATCCAATACACGAGCCAATTTATGCTGGATATTGACACCGGGCCTTAATCTAGATTAAGAAATGAAGGCTCAAAGACCTGCCTTTATTCTTTAGCCACTTTGCCTTTCACACGTGCACTTTTGACTTTACTCAGCGCCTCGGGCGTCATCCCCAAATAGGAGGCGATCATACGCTGGGGCACGCGTTGAACAATGTCTGGGTAGGTCTCAACAAAGTGCTCATACCGTTCGATGGCTGAAGCACTCATCAACAGGATAATCCGGTTCTGCAACACGCGAAGGCGATTGATAAAAGGTTGTTGGTCTACAATCTTGGTACCCAGCACTTTTTCATGTACAGTGACGGTTGCGTCTTCGATGGCATCAATAAACAATTCGCACGGTTCATCCCGCCGGCAGGCATCTGCAATGATCCATTCTTCTGGCGCAAAGAGATAGATATGCTCTTTACCATTTTCATCGATGCTATAGCTCCTGAGCAAGCCAGATTGCACTACGTAGACCTTCGTATCCAATTCGCCTTTTGTCTGTAAAACCTGACCTTTAACTACGTTGATTGTCTTCAAAGCAAGGGACGATTAGCATTCTGTAACAGCAAACCCGTTTAATGATACCGCACAACCAGAACCAACGCAAAACGCTTCGGGCAACAAATAGCCACAAATAGATGCACAAATCAGTTGTGTCAGCAAGACTTTCTCGACCGCGGGCCTTACACTTGCTGATCAGTTGGATGCAGCGAACTGCAACGCGCTGTGTATCCCCATAACAATTTATAGCGACATTGATGCAGCCTACCAAAGCACTGGAACTGACGGGTGAAAATTACACACAATTGATGCACGCCGTTGTTGCGCGAGTGGTCGATTTTATAGAACATATCAACACACACCCAATTGATCTAACACATGAAGCCGACCCGGTGTTTTTGCGAGGCATGATTGAGCCGGCACCGGAAACAGGCACAGCGTTCGCCGGCTTGCTGGACTTCATTTTCGACAAAGCAAGCAAAGAGAGCCTGAATCCAACCTCGCCAGGCTTTCTCGGATATGTCCCCGGTGGTGGACTTTTGCATGCCGGCATGGCAGACGTCATCTCAAACGCCCTGAATCGCTATGTCGGCGTAGCGGCTGTTGCACCAGCTTTTGTGCAAATGGAAGCCAACGTGATCCGCTGGTTCTGCGACATCATCGGATACCCGTCAACGGCGCGTGGCTTCCTAACCTCAGGAGGGTCTATGGCTTCATTGAGCGCGTTGATTACAGCGCGGCATGTGAACCTCGGAGAAGATTTCCTGGGTGGTGTGATCTATGTATCAGACCAGGTGCATCACTGTGTCAACAAAGCAGCATTGCTGGCCGGCTTCCCCCGGGCAAATATCCGAGCGCTCCCCTGCGATGCAAACTACCGACTCGATCCCGCACGGGTTAAAGCAACCATTGATGCTGATCGTGCCCGTGGCCTAACCCCTTTTATGCTCGTTGGCAGCGCCGGCACAACCAATACAGGAGCAGTTGATCCGTTACAGGCCCTCCATAAGCTTGCAAAACAAGAAGGCCTATGGTTTCATGTGGATGGTGCCTATGGTGGCTTCTTCTGTATGACAGCACGCGGCCGGCAAAAACTGGCCGGTATCGAGAAGGCAGATTCGGTTGTCCTCGACCCACATAAAACGCTGTTTCTGCCTTACGGAACGGGTGCGCTTCTGGTACACGAGGGCAAACACCTCAAATCAACCCACAGTTCAGTA
The Bacteroidota bacterium DNA segment above includes these coding regions:
- a CDS encoding Crp/Fnr family transcriptional regulator, whose protein sequence is MKTINVVKGQVLQTKGELDTKVYVVQSGLLRSYSIDENGKEHIYLFAPEEWIIADACRRDEPCELFIDAIEDATVTVHEKVLGTKIVDQQPFINRLRVLQNRIILLMSASAIERYEHFVETYPDIVQRVPQRMIASYLGMTPEALSKVKSARVKGKVAKE
- a CDS encoding aminotransferase class V-fold PLP-dependent enzyme; its protein translation is MQPTKALELTGENYTQLMHAVVARVVDFIEHINTHPIDLTHEADPVFLRGMIEPAPETGTAFAGLLDFIFDKASKESLNPTSPGFLGYVPGGGLLHAGMADVISNALNRYVGVAAVAPAFVQMEANVIRWFCDIIGYPSTARGFLTSGGSMASLSALITARHVNLGEDFLGGVIYVSDQVHHCVNKAALLAGFPRANIRALPCDANYRLDPARVKATIDADRARGLTPFMLVGSAGTTNTGAVDPLQALHKLAKQEGLWFHVDGAYGGFFCMTARGRQKLAGIEKADSVVLDPHKTLFLPYGTGALLVHEGKHLKSTHSSVGDYMPPMQDDDAFVDFCELSPELTRPFRGLRVWLPIKMHGLATFRAYLDEKLDLAQWIESKINAMPALEVVAPAELSILGFTVTARGKSLDERNAQSRQVLTYINKKNRIHLTATTAKGVYIIRIAISVFRTHRDRMEMLVEDLEEALEVLGF